Proteins from a genomic interval of Centroberyx gerrardi isolate f3 chromosome 23, fCenGer3.hap1.cur.20231027, whole genome shotgun sequence:
- the LOC139932363 gene encoding tyrosine-protein kinase receptor TYRO3: MGVACISTMWPVCPTIILLWMWIWLVGCIVQSPAEEVELFHSVKQTMKWTSEPRRDWTEVNMIMGSETAVPVYQACTDSSRRRTLLSQWFERKGAHHLLLDIVFTQEEEPSSLPIPLQVHLLNSDTPLTRFRNGLDVLELQTSMPFPVTVRPDQTSSYLNRSLGLHLGSIIQRGFHLGLSYSGTCVLVASIRLYYRRCPDFVGDLARFEGAAAGSGPQTGSCVQGAVEVSQPVRDCHVDGVWGPLQGACICGPGHQSVDGTCQACRTGYYKPANESGGCQLCPPNSRTDREGSERCDCLQEYDRLPTEPYNLGCTKPPSAPVNASAHRHNDSMLILLWDPPHDRGGREEVMYSIQCLEHGGEAGAPWKACGGDVVFLPASAGLTNTTVSIAGLNPHYDHRLSIQAWNDISVHQRASTASATVTIHRWKFPVIITVAPGPNISDPEITPSSQKHSRFTTWLTAVVAFGGLLLLVVIPITLCTLRRNYTKLRSNQDLELLPMNPGLAYRRPEELDPEPQQDNMVEGVVQLLEGLSDRLLASLREVLVERHQVTLGKELGKGEFGSVYEGIFTQEEGLDIKVAVKTMRVGIHSQEDLHEFLREAEIMKNFDHDNVVRLLGVTLEREQDSPLPIPLVILPFMKHGDLRRFLIAMRYGDIPMFVPLQSLLRFMIDIAAGMEYLSSQGFLHRDLAARNCMLGDDLRVCVADFGLSKKIYSNNYYRQKVAIRVPIKWMAMESLSESIYTTKSDVWSFGVTMWEIVSRGRTPYPGVHNHELLELLLSGYRLKQPEDCDSKLYGIMRSCWDKEPSCRPGFRELGDRLKGFLLELPVLEASQEAHYINQGLEVAAATAAASYYDPHTEHEGAVGNVYLPAPVGAAAAPIDKRDVEEEEEEEEGGYLLCITSGSAVQGDDKC; encoded by the exons ATGGGAGTTGCCTGCATCAGTACAATGTGGCCTGTTTGTCCCACTATTATCCTATTGTGGATGTGGATCTGGTTAGTCGGCTGCATTGTGCAATCTCCAGCAGAGGAGG TGGAGCTTTTCCATTCTGTCAAACAGACCATGAAATGGACATCTGAACCACGGAGAGAT TGGACTGAAGTTAATATGATCATGGGTTCTGAGACTGCAGTACCCGTCTACCAGGCttgtacagacagcagcagaCGCAGAACTCTTCTAAGCCAGTGGTTCGAGCGTAAAGGCGCCCACCACCTACTGCTGGACATTGTATTTACCCAGGAAGAGGAGCCGTCCAGTCTGCCAATACCACTACAGGTTCACCTGTTAAACTCAGACACGCCACTCACCAGGTTTCGAAATGGTTTGGACGTTCTTGAACTACAAACCTCCATGCCTTTCCCTGTTACAGTCAGGCCAGACCAAACATCCAGCTATCTGAACCGCAGTCTGGGTCTACACCTGGGCTCAATCATTCAGAGGGGCTTCCATCTTGGTTTGTCCTACTCAGGGACTTGTGTGCTGGTAGCCTCTATCAGACTGTACTATAGGAGGTGCCCCGATTTTGTGGGTGACCTGGCCAGATTCGAGGGGGCCGCGGCCGGGTCGGGGCCCCAGACCGGCTCCTGTGTGCAGGGGGCTGTGGAGGTTTCTCAGCCTGTTAGGGACTGCCATGTGGACGGAGTATGGGGTCCACTGCAGGGTGCGTGTATCTGCGGACCTGGGCATCAAAGTGTGGATGGTACCTGTCAAG CCTGTAGGACGGGCTACTACAAACCAGCCAATGAGAGTGGAGGATGCCAGCTGTGCCCACCCAATagcaggacagacagggagggatCGGAGAGGTGTGACTGTCTACAGGAGTACGACCGCCTGCCCACTGAACCTTATAACCTGGGCTGCACCA AGCCGCCCTCTGCCCCCGTGAACGCATCAGCCCATCGGCATAATGACTCCATGCTGATCCTCCTTTGGGATCCTCCTCATGAccggggaggcagagaggaggtgaTGTACAGCATCCAGTGTTTGGAGCATGGAGGAGAGGCTGGCGCTCCATGGAAGGCATGTGGGGGGGATGTGGTTTTTCTGCCGGCCTCAGCAGGACTGACCAACACAACGGTCAGCATCGCAGGACTAAACCCACACTATGACCACCGACTCTCTATCCAGGCCTGGAATGATATATCCGTCCACCAGAGGGCGTCAACTGCATCTGCCACCGTAACCATCCATAGAT GGAAATTTCCTGTGATAATCACCGTTGCCCCGGGCCCAAACATCTCAGACCCTGAAATAACGCCGTCTTCACAGAAACACAGCCGCTTCACCACATGGCTGACAGCTGTTGTTGCATTCGGAGGCCTTCTCCTTCTGGTGGTGATCCCCATTACTTTGTGCACTCTGCGCCGCAACTACACCAAACTCAG GTCCAACCAGGACTTAGAGCTCTTGCCGATGAACCCTGGACTTGCCTACCGGCGTCCTGAGGAGCTGGACCCTGAACCCCAGCAGGACAACA TGGTGGAAGGCGTGGTCCAGTTGCTGGAGGGGCTCAGTGACAGGCTGCTCGCCAGTCTGAGGGAGGTTCTGGTAGAGCGACACCAAGTCACCCTGGGAAAGGAGCTTGGCAAGG GAGAGTTTGGCTCGGTCTATGAAGGGATCTTTACGCAAGAGGAAGGGTTGGACATCAAAGTTGCTGTGAAGACCATGAGAG TTGGAATCCACAGCCAGGAAGACTTGCATGAGTTTTTGAGAGAAGCAGAGATCATGAAGAACTTTGATCATGATAACGTGGTCAGACTACTGG GGGTCACtttggagagagagcaggactctCCTCTGCCCATTCCCCTGGTCATCCTGCCCTTCATGAAGCACGGAGACCTGCGCCGCTTCCTCATTGCTATGCGCTATGGGGATATTCCTATG tttGTGCCCCTCCAGAGTCTCCTGCGCTTCATGATTGACATTGCAGCGGGGATGGAGTATCTGAGCTCCCAGGGCTTTCTGCACAGAGACCTGGCCGCGCGCAACTGCAT GCTTGGGGATGACCTTAGGGTGTGTGTGGCTGACTTTGGTCTGTCCAAGAAAATCTACAGCAACAATTACTACCGACAGAAAGTGGCCATCCGTGTGCCAATCAAGTGGATGGCCATGGAGAGCCTGTCGGAGTCCATCTACACCACCAAGAGCGACGTG TGGTCCTTCGGGGTGACCATGTGGGAGATTGTGTCCAGAGGGAGGACTCCCTATCCCGGAGTCCACAACCACGAGCTGCTGGAACTGCTACTGTCCGGCTACAGGCTCAAACAGCCAGAAGACTGTGACTCGAAACT CTATGGAATAATGCGGAGCTGCTGGGATAAGGAGCCGTCCTGCAGGCCTGGCTTCAGGGAACTGGGCGAcagactgaaaggttttctGTTGGAGCTGCCGGTGCTGGAGGCGAGCCAGGAGGCCCACTACATCAACCAGGGCCTGGAGGTTGCTGCTGCCACCGCCGCTGCCTCCTATTATGACCCACACACAGAGCATGAGGGTGCGGTGGGGAATGTCTACCTACCCGCTCCTGTGGGTGCTGCTGCCGCACCCATAGACAAGAgggatgtggaggaggaggaggaggaggaagagggaggctACCTCCTGTGTATTACAAGTGGCTCGGCGGTTCAGGGGGATGATAAATGCTGA